CTTCACGTACTTCCATTTCGCGGCGGACGAGCGGTTGACGCGCGCGCACATGCAGAGCGGCGCGACGTGCATCGCGTACGAGACGGTGCAGTTGCCTAACGGGGAGCTGCCGCTCCTGACGCCGATGTCGGAGGTGGCGGGCCGCATGGCGGTGCAGGAGGGTGCGCGCTACCTGGAGAAGCTGCACGGCGGCCGCGGCGTTCTGTTAGGCGGTGTGCCCGGCGTGCCGCCGGGCAAGGTCGTGATCCTGGGCGGCGGCGTGGTGGGCACGCACGCGGCCAAGATGGCGGCCGGGTTGGGCGCCAAGGTCACGATCCTCGACATCTCGCTCGAGCGGCTCCGCTATCTCTCCGATGTGATGCCGGCCAACGTGACGCTGGTGTACTCCAACCGCCACACGATCCTCGAGCAGATCGCGACGGCGGATCTCGTGGTGGGCGCGGTGCTCGTGACGGGCGCCAAGGCGCCGAGGCTCGTGCGCAAGGAAGACCTGAAGATCATGCAGCCCGGCTCGGTGATCGTGGATGTGGCGATCGACCAGGGCGGCTCGGTGGAGACGATTCACGCGACGACGCACGAGAATCCGGTGTACGTGGTGGATGGCGTGATCCACTACGGCGTGGCGAACATGCCGGGCGGCGTGCCGCGCACGTCGACGCTGGCGCTGACCAACGCGACGTTCCCGTACGCGCTGCAGCTGGCGAACAAGGGGTGGAAGCGCGCGCTGTGCGAGAACGCGTCGTTGGCCAAGGGGCTCAACGTGGTGGACGGCAAGGTCGTCTATCCGGCGGTGGCCGAAGCCTTCGGCCTGGACTACACGCCGGTGGAACGCGCGTTGGCGTGACGCCGCCGTGCATCCTGTGCTACCACAAGGTCGACCGGCGCGTTGAGTTCGGCGTCACGCGCCTGTCGCCCCGGCGGTTCGCTCGGCAAATGGAGCGGCTCGCGCGCACGGGATACACCACCCTCACGCTCGCCGAGCTCCGTGCGTGCCTAACGGGCGTCCGGCGGCCCGCGCGCACCGAGATCGCGATCACGTTCGACGACGGCTATCGGGCACTGCGCGACCACGCGTTCCCGGTGCTCGCCGCGCACGGCTTCACCGCGATCTGTTTCGTCGTCACGGACTATGCGGGGAAGCTCAACCGCTGGGACGTGGCGTACGGCGGCCGCCGATTCGCGCACCTCGCGTGGCGCGACATGCGGCGCTGGCAATCACGCGGCATCGAGTTCGGGTCGCATACTGCGACGCACCCGCGTCTCACGTGGCTCGACGAACGCGAGGTGACGCGCGAGCTCGCGCAATCCCGCGGCGACCTGCGCGCGGCACTCGATGTTGACCCGTACGCTCTGAGCTGGCCGTTCGGCGCGCACGCCCAACGCGAGCGTGCGATTGCCCAACGCGAGGGCTACGAGCTCGCGTTCACGATCGGCGGCGCACGGAGCTGCACCGGCGACCTGTTCGCGGTCCCCCGACACCCGGTCTATATGTGGTCGCCGCCGATGCCCGGCGTCGGGCATCTTCGGCGCGCCGACGCACTCGCGGGCACCCTCGCCAATCGGTGCGCGATTGGTACGTCGATTATTCGGCGCCGCAGCGGAGCAGACGCGGTGCGCAGTCGCCTGCGGGAGGTAGCACCAGCTGTAGAGTAGCCCGCCCGCCACTTCGCGCAAATCCCTGCCCGGTTCTGTAACGCACGGACACGACCAGCCGACGCCTAAACGAAGTACTTGGCCACGACGGGAAACAGCGCCGGGTGCCTCACGAGGGCGCGCGCGAAAATCTTGCCTAGGGTGCGGCGCCTTTCCGGAATTCGATTCACCGACCGTGCCAGCTTGTCGAAGAACACGTCGTCGAACCGCGCCAGAGCTTCCTTGATCCGATAGAAGCGCACGTGGTCGTCGCCTAACAGACGCATCCAGTCGGCGTGGTACTTTGCGAGGCGCGCAGCGCTCGTGTCGCCCGCGTGCAGCGCCGCGTTGGCAACGTGCGCCGCCAGTCGGCCGGCCTTCATCGCGTTTACGATCCCGCCGCCCGACAACGGATTGATCATGTGCGCCGCGTCGCCGCAGAGAATCATCGCGTCGGTCACCGTGCGCGCGAGCGTCGGCGATACGATCACCCCACCCACCGTGTAGCCCGTGCGCACACCCGTGGGGAAATAGGACTCGAGATATCGATCGAGATACGCGCGCGCGCTCCGCCCGCGCTCGCCGCGCAGGGCGACGATCCCGAGTCCGACGTTCGCCACGCCGACGCCCTTCGGAAACACCCACGCGTAGCCGCCGGGTGCGATATCGTGGCCAAAGTGCAGGTAGATCGCGTCCGGATCGAACGCGATCCCGCCCACCACGTACTGCGCGCAGCTCTCCATGTCGCGGGCCGGCACGCGCGTGTCGAGACCCGCCCAGCGCCCGACCATACTCTCCACGCCGTCGGCCGCGATCACGAGGTGCGCGTCTACGCTGCCGGAGCCCGAGGGACCCCGAGTCGCCACGCGCCAACCACCCTCGGTGCGGGTGACACCCGTCGCCTCGGTCGCGATCACGACCTCGGCGCCGAGCCGGCCTGCTTGCTCGGCGATCGCCGGCTCCAGGCGCGACCGGTCGAGCACGTAGCCCACGTCGCCCTCGGCCACGCGCACCTGGGTGCCGTCCGGCGCGACGAATACCACCCGCGTGATGCGTCGCGACACCCACGGCGCGTCCCGTGGGTCCATGAACTCGGCGATGCCGCCGTGGCCAACGCCCTCGCCGCAGCGGATCGGCGCGCCGACCGCGCGGTCGCGCTCGAGCACCATCACGTCGAGGTCCGGCGCAGCGGCAGCAAGGTCGCGGGCGGCAATCAAGCCAGCCGGTCCTGCGCCCACGACGAGTACGTCGCAGCGACGAGAGCTCACGCGGGTGCGCCGTTCATAGTCGGCACCGCTTCTCGCGAGATCATCGCGAGCGCGCCCACCGGACAGGGCGCGATGCACTTGCGACACCCAGTGCAGATTGAATCGTCAATATGGAGCCCGTCCCGACGGAGCATGATCGCGGCGGGCGGGCAGAGCGGCAAACAGAGTCCGCACGCATCGCAGACCGACGGATCGACGATCGCGACTTCGGCGGCGCGGTGGGGAGCGGGAGACGACGACGATGGGGCACGAGTTGGAGGGATGCCGCTCATGCGCGCGAGCTTATCGACATACGCTAGGTACTGTCAAGCCAACACCTTGCTGCAATTTGTCTGCGCGACTAGTTTAACCGCGACCGTGCAAGCTCCCACCTGCTGCTCACCGCGTTCCGCCAGGAACGCTAGCCTGGTTTTCTGATGCGCTGGCCCCTCTTCAAGGCGGGATCCCTTTTTCCCGCAAACGCGATCGCCGTCGACCTCGGTACGGCGAACACCCTCATCTACGTGAAGGGCGAGGGGATCGTGCTCAACGAACCCTCGGTGGTCGCGATCGATCGCGCCTCGGGCAAGATCAAAGGCGTGGGACTCGAGGCCAAGCGCATGTTAGGCAGGACGCCCGATGGCGTCCAGGCCGTGCGTCCGATGAAGGACGGCGTCATCGCCGACTTCGACGTGACGGAAAAGATGCTCCGCTATTTCCTCACGCTCATCATCGACAACCACGTGTTCAAGGTGAAGCCGCGCGTCATCGTGTGCGTGCCGAGCGGCATCACCGAAGTGGAGAAGCGCGCGGTGCGCGACTCCGCGTTAGGCGCGGGCGCCAAAGAAGTCTTCATGGTGGCCGAGCCCATGGCGGCGGCCATCGGCGTCGGGCTGCCGGTCGAAACGCCCACCGGCAACATGGTGATCGACATCGGCGGCGGCACCACCGAAATCGCGGTCATCGCGCTCTCCGGCATCGTGAGCGACACGTCCATCCGCACCGGCGGCGACGAGCTCGACACGGCCATCGTGCAGTTCATGCGCAAGAACTACAACCTCCTCATCGGCGAGCCCACGGCCGAGCAGATCAAGATCCAGATTGGGTCGGCGGCGCCGGTGGGTGAAGAGCGCGAGATGGAAGTGAAGGGACGCGACCTGGTGTCGGGCATCCCGAAAACCGTACGCGTCCACTCGAGCGAGATCCGCGAAGCGATCCAGGAGCCCATCCAGCAGATCGTCGACGCGGTGCGCCGCGCCCTCGAGATTACCCCGCCCGAGCTGGCGAGTGACATTGTGGACCGCGGAATCGTGATGACGGGCGGCGGCGCGCTCATCCGCGGCCTGGATCTGCTCCTCAGCCAAGAGACCAACTTGCCGATTCACGTGGACGAAGATCCGCTCACCTGCGTGGTGCGGGGAACCGGCCGGATCCTGGACGACGAGGACAAGTACTGGTCTGTTCTCCAGTCGTGATGGCGCCGTGACCAACGTTTCCCGCACCTATGGTCGCCGGGACAGCATCCTGTTCGTAGTCTGTGTCGTGCTTGCCTTCGTCGCACAGTTTCTCCCCGAACATTTTCGCGATCCATTGACAGCGGCGCTGCGGCACACGGTGCTGGCGCCGCTGGTGTCGCTGCAGCACGATGCCGAGATGACGCGCCAGGCGTGGCTCACACGCGAGGCGCGCATCACGGCGCGCGACAGCGTCGAGCTGCAAGCGATGACCCTGGATGCGCTCAACGCCGAAAACGACCGGTTGCGCAAGACGCTCGAGTTAGGCGCGCGCCTCAAGTGGGGATTCGTGCCGGCGGAGGCGCTCCAGGGCCGCGACATCGGCGAAGAGTACACGGTGACGTTGTCGGCGGGGTCGAACGCCGGCGTGCGGGTGTTCAGCCCGGTGGTGGCGCCCGAAGGGCTCGCCGGCATGGTGAAAACCGTGGATCCGACGATGAGCATCGCGATCGTCTGGGCGCATCCGGATTTCCGCGTGAGCGCGATGGCCGAAGATGGCAGCGCGTTTGGCATCGTCGCGGCGCACGAAGGCAGCGATCCCGAGCGGTACTTGCTGGAGATGCGCGGCGTGCCGGTGCGGAGCACCCTCAAGCCGGGCACCCTCATCGTGAGCTCCGGACTTGGCAGCACGTTTCCGCGCGGCATCCCCGTGGGCACCGTGTTAGGCGAGCTCAAGACGTCGGAGCTGTGGGCGCGAACGTATCTGTTGCGGCCGTCGGTACTGCCGCACGACATGTCGACCGTGATGATCCTCCTGCCGCAGCGCACGGTGGCGGGCGTCGATGGCGTGTGGCAGAGCGGACGCGGCACAGACGCCGCGGTCAAGGCCATCGTGGCGGCGGGCGACTCACTCGAACGCGCATCGCGTCTCGCTCGCGGCGACACGGCGCAGGCCGACAGCACCGTTCGCTCCTTCGTGGCGGAGCCGCTGCGCCGCGACACCGTGCACCGGGTCCGGCGCGACACGCTGCCGCACACGATGCGCGACGCCTCGCGGCCGGCAGCCGTCAGGCCGGATTCGTCGCGTGCGCCGGACACGATGCATCGCGCGACGGCGACGCCGGCCGCGCCGCCGGACAGCGTCACGAGGCGCCCCCGATGAGGCCGACCGATCTCGCGCGGACGATCCTCGCCTTCGTCGTGCTGGTCCTGTTGCACTACACGCTCCGGCCGATGCTCGGCTGGCACGCCAGTCCCGACTTTCTCCTCATCGCGCTGCTCCTCGTCGCGATCCGGGTGCGTCCGGGCAGCGCGGCGCTCCTCGGCCTCGTGATGGGCCTCGTGGCCGATTCGTTGGAGCCGCACGCGTTCGGCGCCGGCGCGTTAGGCATGTGCCTGGTCGGGTTCGGCGCGTCGTGGCTCAAGGCGGTGTTCTTCGCCGACGACGTGGTGCTCAACGCGTTGTTCTTCTTCTGCGGCAAGTGGGCGTTCGATGTGATCGTGCTGTTGGCGGCGCACCAGATGTCCGGCGGCGCGTTGTTGGTCGAACTGCTGGTGTGGTCGCCGCTCAAAGGCGTCGTCACCGCATTGTTCGGATTGCTGACGCTCCTCATTCTGCGCCCCATTCTGCGGGCGCCGGCGACGTGAGCTTCCATCCGAACGAAGTCGCGCGCCGCGGCCGCGTCGTCTCGGGAGCGCTGGCCGTCTTGTTCGTGCTGCTGCTGGGCGCGTTCTTCCGCACGCAGATCGTCGAGAACTCGCGCTACGCGCTGCAGTCGGAGGAGAATCGCCTGCGCGAGGTGCCGCTGCCCGCGCCGCGCGGCATCATCTACGACCGGCACAACGAGGTGCTCGCCGAGAACGTGCCCGGCTACTCGGTGTCGCTGTTGAGTCCGAGCGCCGATTCGCTGCGCGCGTCGCTCGAGCGCCTGGCCACGATGGTCCCGCTCAGCCCGGAAGAGATCGATCTTTCCGTTAGGCGGTATCGCCGCGCTCCGTATCGTCCGACCGTCGTGCTGTCGGACGCCTCGTTCGACGTCGTCTCGGTGCTCGAGGAGCGGCGCATCGAGTTTCCAGGGTTGATCATTCAGTCGGCGCCCAAACGCTACTATCCCGACGGCGCCGCGGTCGCGTCCTTCATGGGATACGTCGGCGAAATCACCGAAGCCGAGCTCGCGTCGCCGGACTATCGCGGATACAAAACCGGCCAGCAGGTAGGCAAGGGCGGTCTCGAAAAGGAGTACGAGGATTCGCTGCGCGGCACGGAGGGCGTCCGCTTCGTGGAGGTAGATGCCCGCGGGCGCGTCGTACGCGAAGCCGGCGCGCGACAGGACCTGCTCCCCAAATCCGGTCCGCCGCTCTACACGAACATCGACCTCGAGCTGCAGAAATACACGGCATCGCTCTTTGCCGACTCGCTGCAGGGCGGTGCGATCGCGCTCGATCCGAAAACCGGTGGCGTGCTCGCGCTCTACAGCGCGCCGTCGTACGATCCCAATCGCTTCATCGGCGGCATCCCGCAGGATCTCTGGAAGGCGCTCAACGATGACCCGCGGCGGCCGCTCTACAACAAGGTCATCCAGGGGCGCTATCCGCCCGGGTCGACGTGGAAGCTGGCGACGGCGGCGATCGCGCTCGAGAGCGGGATCGTGACCCTCGACGACCGCATGCCGGAGCCGTGCACGGGCGGCTTCCAGTTCGGCAACCGCTACTTCAAGTGCTGGAACCACAAAGGGCACGGCGACCTCACGCTGGCCCAGGCGATCGAGCAGTCGTGCGACGTCTATTTCTATCAGTTAGGCCTCAAAGTTGGCCTAACGCGGTTGGTCGCCGGCGGCATCCGCTTTGGCGGACGCGACCGCTCCGGCATCGACCTCCCCGATGAGTCGCGCCCGCTCTTCCCGTATGCGGACGCCGAAGAGTATTACGATCGGAAGTACGGCAAGCGCGGGTGGAGTCAGGCCGTGCTCCTCAACCTGGCCATCGGCCAGGGCGAGAACGCGCAGACGGTGGCCAACATGGCGCGCTTCTACACGGCGCTGGCCACGGACGGCACCGAGTCCCGCCCCGAAATCGCGCGGCACAAGCCCGATCGCACGCGCGTGTTCACGCTGAGCGAAGACCAGTTCGCGGGATTGCGCGCCGCGCTGGCGGGTGTGGTCTCATCGGGTACGGCGCGCAGCGCGCAGATCCACGGCACCGTGCTCGCCGGCAAGACGGGCAGCGCGCAGAACTCCCAGGACCGGACGCGCGACCACGCCTGGTTTGTCGGATTCGCACCCGCGGATGACCCCAAGATCGTCGTGGCCGTGCTGATCGAGTTCGGCGGACACGGGGCGCGCGCGGCGCGCATCGCGTCGGAGATCATTCAGTCGTACCTGAAGGTCGCGCCGGCCGAGCACATCAACACCGAGGGATGATGTCGTCGCGACGGATCGTCGTTGATGTCCCGCTCGTCCTGACCGCGCTGCTGCTGTCGGCGTACGGCATCTGCATGGTGTATTCGGCCGGCCAGACCGACGTGCCGACGTCGGCGACGCATGCATGGGCGTCGCAGATCCGATGGCTCATTTTCGGCATCGTGGCGGCGTATGCGGTGAGCCGGGCGTCGGTGCGCTTTTTCGAATGGGCGGCGCTGCCGACCTACCTCATGTCGCTCGTGCTGCTGGCGCTGCTCCTGGTAATCGGGAAGGGCGCCGGCACCGCGGCGAGCCACAAGAGCTGGATCGCCATCGGCGGTGTTCGGTTAGGCCAACCCTCGGAGCTGGCCAAAGTCACCGTGGTGCTCATGCTCGCGCGCGTGCTCGCGGCGCGGCGAGAGCCGCCCAAATCGCTGCTCGACTTGTGGCAGCCGGCGCTCGTGGCGTTCCTCCCCTGGGCGCTGATCATGATGCAGCCGGACCTCGGCACCGGGCTCGTGTTCATCGGCATCTTCTTCGCGATGCTCTACTGGTCCGGCGTGCCGTTTCCGCTGCTCGTGCTCGTGGCGTCGCCGGCGGTGAGTCTCATCCTCGCATTCAACACC
This genomic window from Gemmatimonadaceae bacterium contains:
- the ald gene encoding alanine dehydrogenase, which codes for MLIGVPKEIKTNENRVALVPAGAESLVASGHTVLVEKSAGEGSGFADDLYVKAGATIAPGADAVWKQADMIMKVKEPIEVEWKRMRKGQTIFTYFHFAADERLTRAHMQSGATCIAYETVQLPNGELPLLTPMSEVAGRMAVQEGARYLEKLHGGRGVLLGGVPGVPPGKVVILGGGVVGTHAAKMAAGLGAKVTILDISLERLRYLSDVMPANVTLVYSNRHTILEQIATADLVVGAVLVTGAKAPRLVRKEDLKIMQPGSVIVDVAIDQGGSVETIHATTHENPVYVVDGVIHYGVANMPGGVPRTSTLALTNATFPYALQLANKGWKRALCENASLAKGLNVVDGKVVYPAVAEAFGLDYTPVERALA
- a CDS encoding polysaccharide deacetylase family protein, which gives rise to MTPPCILCYHKVDRRVEFGVTRLSPRRFARQMERLARTGYTTLTLAELRACLTGVRRPARTEIAITFDDGYRALRDHAFPVLAAHGFTAICFVVTDYAGKLNRWDVAYGGRRFAHLAWRDMRRWQSRGIEFGSHTATHPRLTWLDEREVTRELAQSRGDLRAALDVDPYALSWPFGAHAQRERAIAQREGYELAFTIGGARSCTGDLFAVPRHPVYMWSPPMPGVGHLRRADALAGTLANRCAIGTSIIRRRSGADAVRSRLREVAPAVE
- a CDS encoding NAD(P)/FAD-dependent oxidoreductase; the encoded protein is MSSRRCDVLVVGAGPAGLIAARDLAAAAPDLDVMVLERDRAVGAPIRCGEGVGHGGIAEFMDPRDAPWVSRRITRVVFVAPDGTQVRVAEGDVGYVLDRSRLEPAIAEQAGRLGAEVVIATEATGVTRTEGGWRVATRGPSGSGSVDAHLVIAADGVESMVGRWAGLDTRVPARDMESCAQYVVGGIAFDPDAIYLHFGHDIAPGGYAWVFPKGVGVANVGLGIVALRGERGRSARAYLDRYLESYFPTGVRTGYTVGGVIVSPTLARTVTDAMILCGDAAHMINPLSGGGIVNAMKAGRLAAHVANAALHAGDTSAARLAKYHADWMRLLGDDHVRFYRIKEALARFDDVFFDKLARSVNRIPERRRTLGKIFARALVRHPALFPVVAKYFV
- a CDS encoding rod shape-determining protein produces the protein MRWPLFKAGSLFPANAIAVDLGTANTLIYVKGEGIVLNEPSVVAIDRASGKIKGVGLEAKRMLGRTPDGVQAVRPMKDGVIADFDVTEKMLRYFLTLIIDNHVFKVKPRVIVCVPSGITEVEKRAVRDSALGAGAKEVFMVAEPMAAAIGVGLPVETPTGNMVIDIGGGTTEIAVIALSGIVSDTSIRTGGDELDTAIVQFMRKNYNLLIGEPTAEQIKIQIGSAAPVGEEREMEVKGRDLVSGIPKTVRVHSSEIREAIQEPIQQIVDAVRRALEITPPELASDIVDRGIVMTGGGALIRGLDLLLSQETNLPIHVDEDPLTCVVRGTGRILDDEDKYWSVLQS
- the mreC gene encoding rod shape-determining protein MreC, with the translated sequence MTNVSRTYGRRDSILFVVCVVLAFVAQFLPEHFRDPLTAALRHTVLAPLVSLQHDAEMTRQAWLTREARITARDSVELQAMTLDALNAENDRLRKTLELGARLKWGFVPAEALQGRDIGEEYTVTLSAGSNAGVRVFSPVVAPEGLAGMVKTVDPTMSIAIVWAHPDFRVSAMAEDGSAFGIVAAHEGSDPERYLLEMRGVPVRSTLKPGTLIVSSGLGSTFPRGIPVGTVLGELKTSELWARTYLLRPSVLPHDMSTVMILLPQRTVAGVDGVWQSGRGTDAAVKAIVAAGDSLERASRLARGDTAQADSTVRSFVAEPLRRDTVHRVRRDTLPHTMRDASRPAAVRPDSSRAPDTMHRATATPAAPPDSVTRRPR
- the mreD gene encoding rod shape-determining protein MreD; the protein is MRPTDLARTILAFVVLVLLHYTLRPMLGWHASPDFLLIALLLVAIRVRPGSAALLGLVMGLVADSLEPHAFGAGALGMCLVGFGASWLKAVFFADDVVLNALFFFCGKWAFDVIVLLAAHQMSGGALLVELLVWSPLKGVVTALFGLLTLLILRPILRAPAT
- the mrdA gene encoding penicillin-binding protein 2, with product MSFHPNEVARRGRVVSGALAVLFVLLLGAFFRTQIVENSRYALQSEENRLREVPLPAPRGIIYDRHNEVLAENVPGYSVSLLSPSADSLRASLERLATMVPLSPEEIDLSVRRYRRAPYRPTVVLSDASFDVVSVLEERRIEFPGLIIQSAPKRYYPDGAAVASFMGYVGEITEAELASPDYRGYKTGQQVGKGGLEKEYEDSLRGTEGVRFVEVDARGRVVREAGARQDLLPKSGPPLYTNIDLELQKYTASLFADSLQGGAIALDPKTGGVLALYSAPSYDPNRFIGGIPQDLWKALNDDPRRPLYNKVIQGRYPPGSTWKLATAAIALESGIVTLDDRMPEPCTGGFQFGNRYFKCWNHKGHGDLTLAQAIEQSCDVYFYQLGLKVGLTRLVAGGIRFGGRDRSGIDLPDESRPLFPYADAEEYYDRKYGKRGWSQAVLLNLAIGQGENAQTVANMARFYTALATDGTESRPEIARHKPDRTRVFTLSEDQFAGLRAALAGVVSSGTARSAQIHGTVLAGKTGSAQNSQDRTRDHAWFVGFAPADDPKIVVAVLIEFGGHGARAARIASEIIQSYLKVAPAEHINTEG